AAGCAGGAAAGAGACGGATGGTTTGATGGGAGGGCATCGTTGATTTCTAATAGGGTTTGTGGTTGAACGGAGATCGGCTTTAACGGGTGTTCGGCATTTTCCAGGGGTCCGATTTGGGTGCAGGACAGCGAATGGTGTCTTGGAGGAAACACTGGATTGTCGATGGGAGGCCGAAGTCTGCGATCGGCAGAGACACCAACAGGCGGGGCAGGACGCGCTGTTAGTCAGCTGTGGGTAGGGGTTGCGACGCAACCTGggctgccatggcggcgTGATAGGGAAAAGATGGGCTTGATTGGGACAAAAACGAGAGGGTACGGAGCAAATGCTCAGAGTGACAGGATCATGACTGTTGGCAATGCCTGAATATTGATATCTTTTGCAGGTTGACAAATAGCAGTCGATCGCGATCGCAATGTTTTGAGAAGACCGGAGTTGCTTATGCCCGATCTGCCTTGATGGCTTGACAATCAGCCCTTGCAtccatcccacccacccaaccaccgATATTGACGCTCCCTCGCGGCAACCCAGACAAAAAGTCACACcaaaacacaacaaaaaGAACTCCCCAGTCGCTCTCTTCTCTCCGTACTCCGGGGCCACCCGGGGATTGAACCCGGGACCTCTCGCAAGCAATGCTGTAGGGTGAACCCTAAGCGAGAATCATACCACTAGACCAGCGGCCCGATGAAGAAGACAGCGAACAGGAGGGAACGGGGCCACCCGGGGATTGAACCCGGGACCTCTCGCAATGCAGATGCTGTAGGGTGTACCCTAAGCGAGAATCATACCACTAGACCAGCGGCCCTTGATGTtctttggcgaggttggtgacgagAGAATGGGATTTTCTGTCTCGCTGAGGGCTTTCTTTTTGACTCATTCGCCGGTTCGAGGGTTTGGgtgtggcggcggtggaaaGAGGGGTGGGCCTGGGTTGGGTGAGTGGACAAATTTGTGCATTGCCAGATCTCGGGCCGCGTCTGCTCCGGATGTTATGTGCTCCCCGCTACTACGCCCGCTACCGAACATCCGGCAAAATCACGCACATAAGACCTTTTCCGGCTGCGGAAATGACCACATCCCGATACACTAGCATCAGTGGTTTAGTGgtaaaatccatcgttgccatcgatgggccccGTGTTCGATTCACGGCTGATGCATCCCTTGCCTGGGCGTGTTGAGTATGCTTTTTGGTGCTTAGATATCAGGtttccttgatcttgggtgAGGGGTACATTTTTGATTCAACTCCAAAGATGAGTGGAGCACTGTGCTGCGCCCTGACCACAACAGCCATCTGCCGAGAGCTGTTGGCGGGAATATCTCGCTGATAGCTAACGAAAATGTTGTGACACAGagcatcaacaccaaacagTTCGAACTGATTCGCCTGTCATGGCTGCCATGCGAAATCTCACTGTCAGCACCGATTCCGGGCGATCCGATCTGTGGGGCCGACGATAGTGGGGTTCCCTCCCGTTCATGCCTTCCCGTCATCGTCAGCATCTGATCAGGAGTCTTGGCCCtgaccaccatcgccaacttCATTTCCTTCAACTTTCACCACACTGAAAGGGATTTACGTCACTGAACGACGTCACACCAAAACATGGCAGCCAACGAAGTCTACCAATACTCCCTGATATCCGCCCTCATGGACGGCGTAGCCTCCAACGGCATCCCCATATCCGACGTTTTGCGCCATGGCGACCACGGTCTCGGCACCTTTAAGAACATGGTTGGCGAGATGATTGTCCTCGACGGGGAGGTGTACCAGATGAAGGCCGACGGTTCGGTGGTACATGTCGACCCGGAAGAAACCATCACACCCTTTGCAACGGTCACCAGATTcgaccccaccaccactgtcAAGGCTATGTTGAAAGATGGCAAGAAAGATCTTCAGGCGTTACTAGATGAGCTCCATCCAGAGGCAACGAACCATTTCCTCGCGATTAGGCTGGATGGGACGTTTGAGAGGATAGAGTTCAGGACTGCGGGCGGGCAGTGCAGGCCGAgagaggggatggtggatgttTGCTCGAGGCAGACGACACATatgtttgagggggagagggggacggTGATTGGGTTTAGGTGCCCAGGGTATGTCATGGGGATTAATGTTGCGGGGGATCATTTGCATTTTATCAGTGAGGAtcgggagaggggagggcaTATATTGGGGTTTAAGACCGAGGGGGAGATCGAGGTTGGCGTGGCGGTCATGTCGAACTTCCGCCTGGAACTGCCAAAGGGGGATAGAGAGTTTGATGAGGCGAAGTTGGtgaaggacgaggaggggatTAAGGCTGTCGAAGGGTGAGCAGTTAAGGGAAGTGACCTAATATCGTGGAGGTGAtagagggttggtggtggaggaagtcTTGATTTTGTCTTGGCAAGATCTTCCTCTTTCGCGCTAAAATTATTCCCAAAACAGCTCCGCATTCTCCGGGGCACAGCAGGCGTGGTGTACCTTAACTGACCGTCAATGAAGAGAAGCCATAAAGTACCTCAAGGGAACCAGGTGCAATGAGCTATCAGAAGCGAGGATGGCACTTCAGGTGAAGGGAAAGGTTACTTGTACCTGGGTACTTCCTCGAGCTGGACTTGTGTCACCGCAACAGCGGAGAATGCGATGCCGGGACTTTATCCGAGCTGTTCCCCAGGCCCACGTAAGCACGCCAGGCAACCATGAGCGTCACCACGATAGCAGCGCAAACACCTCAATGTCCCCGGCGTGTTCTCTTGAAATCAGAATCATCGTTTTGCGCTATAACAatcgacagcagcagtcacGATGCGGATTGGCAGCCTGAGACATGCAGCCGTTTGGGTGGCTTGCCTGTCCCACCATGTGGCGGCTGTCAATCATCGGGACCCCGCCGAGGGGGCAGCCAGGATGAATGCTTACGAAATCTTCAACGCCATCCATTCCGCCATGCGACAATGGGGCTCATCTTTGAACCATAATGGCCTGTCAACTTTCGTCGCCACTGTTCCTGCTGGAGTGACCTTGTACCACGGCACCTGGAGGTCAACTCCGCCACCTGGTCCAGAATGGCTCGCCTTCGAGATTGAGCACGCAGAGCTATTTGCTCACCCGCGATGGAAGTTTCCGCCGCGGGAGTTGAACACTGCGGGCTCTTCCATGCCGCTCCAGCGCCAACGAGGGATTTTCTTCCAGGGAGAAAACGATTATGAAGTTCGAGAAGATGGCGAAGATGAAAAAGGGTACCTCCAGATCTACAAAACGACACAGCCTGTTCGGCTGCTCTACCTAGACGGTACGAGTGCCGCCAACACGGAGATGGGCACCCTGGACTTGCAAGACTTTGTTATCCGAGGGGACCGCAATGCTGAAGCTTGGGATGAGTTCGGTCGTGCCAAAAGTCTCTGTGATATTGTCACGAGCTGGGGTCTTCAGGGTGTAATTCGGATGGAAGCCGGTTTTGAGATCATCAAGTGCAACTTTTCTGACAGCATGGAGCTGGTTTCCGCTATCCAGCGTCCAGCTGATCCGTCCAACTCTG
The sequence above is a segment of the Podospora pseudoanserina strain CBS 124.78 chromosome 5, whole genome shotgun sequence genome. Coding sequences within it:
- a CDS encoding hypothetical protein (EggNog:ENOG503NZWC; COG:Q), which translates into the protein MAANEVYQYSLISALMDGVASNGIPISDVLRHGDHGLGTFKNMVGEMIVLDGEVYQMKADGSVVHVDPEETITPFATVTRFDPTTTVKAMLKDGKKDLQALLDELHPEATNHFLAIRLDGTFERIEFRTAGGQCRPREGMVDVCSRQTTHMFEGERGTVIGFRCPGYVMGINVAGDHLHFISEDRERGGHILGFKTEGEIEVGVAVMSNFRLELPKGDREFDEAKLVKDEEGIKAVEG